The following nucleotide sequence is from Mucilaginibacter sp. cycad4.
ATGTATCGAAATCATCTATAGACAGATCAATCCCCATACGCCCTGCGATGGCTAAAAGGTGAATAACAAAATTTGTGGATCCCCCTATGCCCGCATTGACCATAATTGCGTTCTCAAAGGCAGCTCTTGTCAGAATATCAGAAAGCTTTATATCTTCTTTCACCATCCGGACTATTTCGTGTCCCGACATTTGTGCCAGAACCTTCCTTGCCGCATCGGGCGCAGGTATAGCCGCATTCCCCGGAAGAGATAAACCAAGTGATTCTACCATACATGCCATCGTCGAAGCAGTACCCATTACTGCACAGTGACCGTCACTTCTGCACATACCTGCTTCCGCCACGCTCAATTCCATATCGTCCATCTGGCCTGCCCGGTTAGCTTCAGAAAAACGCCAGAGATCAGAAGTGCTTATACTTTTCCCTTTGTGCTTTCCTGTTAGCATAGGCCCGCCAGAAACAACAATCGTGGGCAGGTTCACACTACAGGCCCCCATGACGAGGGAAGGAGTAGTCTTGTCGCAGCCGCAAAGTAACACTACCCCATCTAATGGATTGGCCCGAATAGCCTCTTCCACATCCATGCTTGCAAGATTGCGAAAAAGCATGGCCGTCGGTTTCATTAAAGTTTCGCCCAGGGAAAGAACGGGGAATTCAACCGGCAGTCCCCCTGCCTCATATACACCCCTCTTCACGTGTTCTGCCAATTCCCGAAAATGCGAATTGCACGGTGTAAGTTCAGACCATGTATTGCAAATGCCAATAACAGGGCGCCCGTCAAATGCATGTTCCGGAATGCCACTTTTCTTCATCCATGCGCGATAAATAAATCCGTCCTTTCCTGTGCGGCCAAACCATCCACTACTTCGAAAATTTTGTTCTTTCATATTTTATTAGTACGTCATTGTATTAATGAACTCTATCAGCTAACAGAGGCAGCGACTGCCCCTGCGGCGGCAAGGGGCAGTCCGTTAATAGCCGGGGTTTTGTGTTATTTGATTATTAGATAAAGAAACTTCTAATTGCGGGATTGGCAATAAAACGTACTTATCATTAAACGCTGCGATGCCCTTGGCCGCCGCCATTCTCTGCGATAGACGCCCGGTTCGGGAAAGATATTCGCGGCGAAGTCCTTCCATGGCAAGTTCTACTCTTTGCTCATGCCAAATTGCAGTTCTTAGTGCTGACTGGTCAGTAGTAGTTATGTCAGGAAGCAAAGGACCCGTATAACTTAAATCATATACGGTCGAGATACGCTGGGGGTCTTTTGCAGGTGTCGTCCGGGCCCTCTGCCGCACCTTGTTTATCCAGGTAAGCGCTTCTGAAGATTTGCCATTTTCATTCAATGCTTCAGCATACAAAAGCAATATCTCCGCATACCGAATAATATGATTGCTTTTAGCTTCATCGAGAGACCCGATATAAGCTACTTTCTCACTTGGAGGGATAAAGAACTTCCTGTTTGCTTTTCCAGCGGCAGTTCCCGAATTAGCTACAACGTAAGGGGATGCACCATTGGGGACGCTGTCTCCGCTGAACAGGATCGTATAAATAGCCCGTGGATCTCCCCGCTCAAATTCGTTTTGGAGGTCCTGGCTGGGTTCGTCCTGTCCAAATCCTGCAATTGGGGCGTCCGATGGTTGCAGAAACGCATAATTGAACGAACCTTCACCAGGAAATGTGCCTGTATTAGCCTTGTGCTTAATATCGAAAACAGATTCCGCGTTGTCATTGTCACCGGTCTTCCTGAAGATGGCACCGTAATCCGGCAATAAAGAATATGAACCCTGATCAATAACCTTTTTTAAGGTGGCTTCCGCATCTGCAAATTTTTTCTGGAACATATACGCCT
It contains:
- a CDS encoding RagB/SusD family nutrient uptake outer membrane protein; its protein translation is MKKNLLTKVFLAALVLSTISCKKDLLNQPPYGVQTDASYFRTSDDLNKTLTAAYNYLQQPVFPPYESGRWVFGDVGSDDALKGAGGSTFPIAGISELSLNQQTSGNYIISIYWTNLYNMIAICNLVLDKQSIVSGDADEIKKIANQARFLRAYGYYELVKYFGDVPMPLTYLDPAKVNLARTPKAGVWAQIEKDLTDASALPTKAQWGSANDGRAASGAAFALLGKAYMFQKKFADAEATLKKVIDQGSYSLLPDYGAIFRKTGDNDNAESVFDIKHKANTGTFPGEGSFNYAFLQPSDAPIAGFGQDEPSQDLQNEFERGDPRAIYTILFSGDSVPNGASPYVVANSGTAAGKANRKFFIPPSEKVAYIGSLDEAKSNHIIRYAEILLLYAEALNENGKSSEALTWINKVRQRARTTPAKDPQRISTVYDLSYTGPLLPDITTTDQSALRTAIWHEQRVELAMEGLRREYLSRTGRLSQRMAAAKGIAAFNDKYVLLPIPQLEVSLSNNQITQNPGY
- a CDS encoding IlvD/Edd family dehydratase; amino-acid sequence: MKEQNFRSSGWFGRTGKDGFIYRAWMKKSGIPEHAFDGRPVIGICNTWSELTPCNSHFRELAEHVKRGVYEAGGLPVEFPVLSLGETLMKPTAMLFRNLASMDVEEAIRANPLDGVVLLCGCDKTTPSLVMGACSVNLPTIVVSGGPMLTGKHKGKSISTSDLWRFSEANRAGQMDDMELSVAEAGMCRSDGHCAVMGTASTMACMVESLGLSLPGNAAIPAPDAARKVLAQMSGHEIVRMVKEDIKLSDILTRAAFENAIMVNAGIGGSTNFVIHLLAIAGRMGIDLSIDDFDTFSANIPLIANLQPSGDYFMEDLYYSGGLPVVIKELLPYLNQNCIAVNGKSVAENVKHAECYDENIITTMANPFNRSSGFIVLKGNLCESGAIIKPSAASAPLMKHTGKAVVFENIDDYKKRIDAPDLDVDENSVLVLKNVGPRGYPGMPEVGNMGLPAKLLAKGVTDMVRISDGRMSGTGFGTVVLHVSPETADGGTLGVVQNGDLITLDVYERSLHLHLSNDEIAERKKNRKTEIKIEARGYVRLYQQHVQGAHLGADLDFLRGSSGSKVAKDSH